One Fusarium falciforme chromosome 14, complete sequence genomic region harbors:
- a CDS encoding Peptide hydrolase, with amino-acid sequence MKFGTTAAALLSLTPCLTWAKSRPKLDSKRFQSDIKTKNLMGNLEALNDIAFDNGGNRAFGLPGYEASVDYIWKRISKVKGAKVWKQNFPALFAFVDSIELKVDDEPIYVYGLTYSPSTSEEGITAEIVLGPEGVAGCDASSYDNLDVRGKIVLVQRYRCPTGGTLAGRVIPAAAAGASAVIIYHDLTTNVTAGSLSEPNPKKHVPAGFITLADGVKIKERLEAGETITAHFQQSQTIEERITQNVFAETQGGDPHNVIMLGAHLDSVQAGPGINDDGSGTSLILELLLALSKYKTKNKIRFAWWGAEENGLLGSKYYCSNLAAKEVNNLLVYLNYDMVAKGFFGVADTDGSSHGVRAPAGSEVTEKLFVDYFKSKGLEVTPASLTNGSDYAPFWQILNKPFGFLHTGTAVEQDPCYHQACDTIENPDPKTLTINAKAAAHILTVLDQKGPKLIPKTKVSETSLRSLQKRSVGPDLGQIHELEAMGIRHLGCGLHEV; translated from the exons ATGAAGTTCGGTACCACTGCAGCGGCCTTGCTGTCACTGACCCCATGTCTTACTTGGGCGAAGTCACGACCCAAGCTTGATTCCAAGCGGTTCCAGTCCGACATCAAAACCAAGAA CCTCATGGGCAACTTGGAGGCACTGAACGACATCGCTTTTGACAACGGAGGGAACCGTGCTTTCGGACTGCCAGGATACGAGGCATCGGTTGACTACATCTGGAAGCGCATCTCGAAAGTCAAGGGAGCAAAGGTCTGGAAACAGAACTTTCCCGCACTTTTCGCGTTCGTGGATTCTATCGAGCTAAAGGTGGACGACGAACCAATTTACGTCTACGGCTTGACCTATTCTCCTTCGACCAGCGAGGAGGGAATCACTGCTGAGATCGTCCTTGGGCCCGAGGGTGTCGCCGGATGTGACGCCTCCTCATATGACAACTTGGACGTCAGGGGCAAGATTGTCCTCGTCCAGCGTTACCGTTGCCCTACTGGAGGCACCCTGGCCGGTCGGGTGAtccctgccgccgccgccggtgCGTCTGCGGTAATCATTTACCATGATCTCACCACCAATGTCACGGCTGGCTCGCTTAGTGAGCCCAATCCCAAGAAACATGTGCCTGCAGGCTTCATCACCCTTGCCGATGgcgtcaagatcaaggaacGACTCGAGGCTGGCGAAACTATCACTGCCCACTTCCAACAGTCACAGACTATTGAAGAGAGAATTACACAGAACGTTTTTGCCGAGACACAAGGCGGCGACCCTCACAATGTGATTATG TTGGGTGCCCATCTCGACAGCGTTCAAGCAGGCCCTGGCATCAATGATGACG GCTCCGGCACTTCACTcattcttgagctcctcttgGCCCTCTCAAAGTacaagaccaagaacaagattCGATTTGCTTGGTGGGGTGCGGAAGAAAATGGCCTTTTAGGCAGCAAATACTACTGCTCCAACCTTGCAGCGAAGGAGGTCAACAATTTGCTCGTGTATCTCAACTACGACATGGTGGCCAAGGGTTTCTTTGGCGTTGCCGATACCGACGGAAGTTCTCATGGAGTCCGAGCCCCGGCTGGTTCCGAAGTCACAGAGAAGCTCTTCGTCGACTACTTCAAGAGCAAAGGCCTCGAAGTTACCCCTGCTTCCCTCACCAATGGAAGCGACTATGCTCCTTTCTGGCAAATCTTGAACAAGCCATTTGGCTTCCTCCATACCG GTACCGCGGTTGAGCAGGACCCGTGCTATCACCAGGCTTGTGATACGATTGAGAACCCCGACCCGAAGACGCTTACCATCAATGCCAAG GCTGCTGCCCATATCCTTACTGTTCTCGACCAGAAGGGGCCGAAGTTGATCCCAAAGACCAAGGTGAGCGAGACGTCACTGAGGAGTCTACAGAAACGAAGTGTTGGTCCGGATTTGGGACAGATTCATGAGCTGGAGGCTATGGGCATCAGGCATCTGGGCTGTGGTCTTCACGAGGTCTAA